Genomic window (candidate division WOR-3 bacterium):
AACGCTCGCGACCGCTCGCCAGTGTGCTGGCCGAGGCCGAACGCAACGTTTCCGAAGGAGTGAAGGAGATCACCCTTCTGGGACAGAACGTGCTCGCCTATCGCGACGGCGGAAACAGGTTCCCGGACCTGCTGGCAGCGGTCGCTTCTGCCCTGCCGCAAACTCGCATCCGTTTCCTTACCTCGCACCCGCGCGACCTCAATTCGAGACTCCTCGATACCATGCGCCGTCTGCCCAACGTCTGCCCGAGCCTGCACCTGCCGGTGCAGTCCGGCTCGGACGCCATCCTGGAACGGATGAACCGGGGGTACACCCGCGATGAATACCTGGCCAGGATTGCGCTTTGCCGCCAGTACCTGCCCGGCGTTTCTCTAGCGACGGACGTCCTGGTCGGCTTCCCTTCCGAAACCGAGGCTGACTTCAAGGCCACACTCGATCTCATCGAAGAGGTCCGGTTCGACTCCGCGTACTTGTTCCGTTTCTCAATGCGTCCCGGCACGCGCGCCGCGGAATTCGAGCCGAAGATCTCTGAGGCTGACGCGGGCCGCCGGTTGTCACGCCTGATCGAGGTGCAGAACCGTATCACGGCCGAACGCAACCGCGACATGCTGAACAAGGAATTCGAATTGCTGATTGAGGGTCCGAGCCCACGCGATTCCGGCTGGCTCGGCCGCACTGTCACCAACAAGGTCGTCATCGTCAAAGGCTCCTGCGCACCCGGGGACACAGTTCGCTGCCGGATCACGCGCATCAATGGCTGGACACCGGTGGCCGAAGTCCTGGCCCGGGCCGAGGCAGCGTGTTGACCCTAACTGTCCCTTTCGAAGAGCCAAGGAGGATCCCGTGGTCATTTTTCGCGTCATTCTGATTCTACTGGCGTTCCTGGTAGTGCTGGTATTGGCGCTCACCAACTCACAGACCATGACCAACGCGGTAGTATTCAACAAGACCTACTACGATGTGCCGGTCGCGTTCGTTATGCTCTACTCCTTTGCCTTCGGTGCGCTCTGCGTAGGCATCTTCTCTCTGGTGTCGGAAGTCCAGCTCCGTTCGCGGCTCTATCGCCAGAGGAGGACGCAGGATGCCCTGATGGACGAACTGCGTGCACTCCGCAACGCGCCGCTCGAAGGCGAGTACCCTCCCAAACCCGCACCGGAACAGCCCGAATCCGCGGACGGAGGTGCCTGATGACCTGGCTCATTCTGGTAATCATCGCGGTGCTCGTGGTGGCGCTCTACCCTGTCATCCGTGACTTCCTCCGCAGGCGGCGAAGCGCGGCCCCGTCATATGTGGAGGGACTGCAGGCCGCGCTGGACGGCCGCGTGGCCGATGCGATTGCCCGGCTCAAAGAAGCGGTAGGCACCGACTCGGACAACGTCGACGCCTACATCCGGCTCGGCGACCTCTTCATGCAGCAGGGAGAGGTCGAACGCGCCATCAAAGTCCACGAGAACCTGTCCCTGCGCCGGAATCTGGACAAGCGTGACGAGAAGAAAGTACTGCAGGCGCTGGTTCGCGACTACTCAAAGACCGAGCGGAAGGTTAAGGCAATATCCCTGCTGGAAGAGCTCGTGCACATGGACAAGAACGACATGGCCAGCGCGGAGAAGCTGGCCGAGCTGTACATAGAGACCGGAGCATGGGACAAGTCCGAAGGACTGCTCAAAGAGCTCGCCCGACATCAGGCTCAGCGTCAACGCGCCGCCCGCCTCTACACCGAGTACGGCCATGCCTACCCCAGGAACAACCCGGGCGCGGCCCTGGCCGCGTTCGAGACAGCGCTCAAGCTCGATCCCGGCTCGATTCCGGCCCGGCTCTACCTGGGCGATCACCAATTGAGCCAGGGCGACACGAATGCGGCCATCAAGACCTGGAACGACCTGCTCGACCTTGCTCCGGACAAGAACGCGCTGGTCCGGGATCGACTCGAACGGGCCTACTTCGACGCGGGCAAGTTTGAAGACATCACAGCCCTGTACGAGAGACTGCTGCGCAAGGTGCCGGATGACTCCGGCCTGATTGTTGCACTTGCGGAGATCTACCAGAAGAAGGAAGATCTGACCTCGGCCATTCGACTGCTCGAACGTTACGCCAGCGGTCAGACTTCGGAAGTCCTGCCCCGCGTGGCGCTGGCTGCAATGTACCTGGAACGGGATGAGACCGAGAGAGCCCGTGCGGTCCTCGCTATGGTATTGTCCGCTCTCCAGCCCGACGCAGTGGGGCAGGGCTACCCGCGCAGGCCCGCCTGATACTGAAGAGCCCGGCAAATTGACAATAGTGAAGGGTGAATGGTGAAGAGCAAATTCGCGTTTCACTATTCTCTATTCACTGTTCACTATTGTCCTTGAATCCGTGTCCGAGAAACTGACTCCGCTCCTCGCCCAGTATCGGAAGATAAAGGCACAGCACAAAGACACGCTGCTCCTGTTCCGGGTCGGCGACTTCTACGAGATGTTCTACGAAGACGCAGGCATCGGGGCCAAGGCGCTCAAACTGACCCTGACCTCGAGACCCCACGGTCCGGACAACGTCGTGCCGCTGGCCGGAGTTCCGGCCAAGGCGCTCGACACCTATGTGGGCCGGCTCGTTGCCCAGGGATTCAAGGTCGCGGTTTGCGACCAACTCGAACTGCCCGACCCCCGCAAACCGGTAGTGAAACGCGAGGTGGTCGAAGTCATCACGCCCGGCACCATCACCAACCCGAACCTGCTTGAGGCCAGGCGCAACAACTTCCTGCTCGCCCTCTCCCCTGCTGCGGACAAGTACGGCATCGCCTTCGCCGACGTATCGACCGGCGAGTTCTCGGTCGCCGAGGTGCCGGCCGCCTCCCTGGTCGAGGAAATCCAGAAGATCGACCCGACCGAGATTCTCATCCCTCAGTCCTGGACGACCGAGTCCGGTGCTGGATCCCCTGATTCCTCGATCCCTCGATCCCTCTCATCTTCTACTCGCATCGACGACTACTACTTCTCGCAGGACTACGCGTTCGACAAGCTCTCTACCCACTTCGGTGTCGCCAACCTCGACGGGTTCGGCATCGGAACGATGACCGAGGGCATCTGCGCTGCCGGAGCCATTCTCCATTACCTGGAAGAAACCCAGCGTACGGCGCTCAGCCACATCCGCAAGATCTCGCCCTACCAGTCCGGCGACTTCCTGCTGATTGACCGCATCTCGCGCCGCAACCTCGAATTGGTCGAACGTCTCAGCTCTGAGGACCAGCGCCCGACCACCGAAGGCACGCTCCTCTCGGTGATCGACCGCACTCATTCCCCGGCCGGAACCAGGCTGCTCCGCCGCTGGGTGCTCGCGCCTCTGCTCAACGTCGAAGCCATCACGGCTCGGCAGGACGCGGTCGAAGAGCTCTCCCGCGCCGGCTCGCCGCTCGACGAAGTCGAATCCCTGCTCGCGAAGCTCGGCGACCTGGAGCGCATCAGCTCTCGCATCGCGCTTGAACGCGCCAACGCCCGGGACTTGGTAGCGCTCCGCAACTGGCTCCTCCTCGCTCCGCTCATCAAGAGGGCAATCGTCAATCGTCAATCGTCAATCGTCAATCGTGCCCTCGGCACTCCAGCTCCCACCAATTCTGCAATCTGCAACCTGCAATCGGCGATCTTGAATGACATCGGCTCCGGCATCGACGACTTCTCGGCCGTTGTCACTGACATCACGAATACAGTGGTGGACGACCCGCCGCTGGCTGTGAACGAAGGCGGCATGATCCGCACCGGGGCCAACAGCGAGCTAGACGAGCTCCGTTCGCTCGCCTCGGACACCAAAGGCTACATCGCCCGGCTGCAGGAGACCGAACGCGAGCGAACCGGCATACCCAACCTCCGCGTGCGGTTCAACTCGGTCTTCGGCTACTACATCGAAGTAACGAAATCCTACCTACCCCAGGTCCCCAAGAACTACCTGCGTAAACAGACCGTGCTCAATGCCGAGCGTTTCATCACCCCCGAGCTCAAAGACCACGAGGCCCGCGTGCTCAACGCCGAAGACCGCATCAAGCAGCTCGAACTTGAACTGCTCTCCTCCCTTCG
Coding sequences:
- the mutS gene encoding DNA mismatch repair protein MutS; translated protein: MSEKLTPLLAQYRKIKAQHKDTLLLFRVGDFYEMFYEDAGIGAKALKLTLTSRPHGPDNVVPLAGVPAKALDTYVGRLVAQGFKVAVCDQLELPDPRKPVVKREVVEVITPGTITNPNLLEARRNNFLLALSPAADKYGIAFADVSTGEFSVAEVPAASLVEEIQKIDPTEILIPQSWTTESGAGSPDSSIPRSLSSSTRIDDYYFSQDYAFDKLSTHFGVANLDGFGIGTMTEGICAAGAILHYLEETQRTALSHIRKISPYQSGDFLLIDRISRRNLELVERLSSEDQRPTTEGTLLSVIDRTHSPAGTRLLRRWVLAPLLNVEAITARQDAVEELSRAGSPLDEVESLLAKLGDLERISSRIALERANARDLVALRNWLLLAPLIKRAIVNRQSSIVNRALGTPAPTNSAICNLQSAILNDIGSGIDDFSAVVTDITNTVVDDPPLAVNEGGMIRTGANSELDELRSLASDTKGYIARLQETERERTGIPNLRVRFNSVFGYYIEVTKSYLPQVPKNYLRKQTVLNAERFITPELKDHEARVLNAEDRIKQLELELLSSLRKRVAAETGRVLVLSGLLAELDALSSLARVARVSGYVRPVVDDSTVLEIVGGRHPVVEHLLAHQFIANDAHLSANDERQPPNAEVGSPELAVRSSAPGVRISDFPQIIILTGPNMAGKSTYLRQVALIAIMAQIGSFVPATRARVGVIDKVFTRIGASDDLSRGVSTFLAEMTETANILNNATTQSLVILDEIGRGTATSDGIAIAWATVEYLHGGERGQGVQDSRIPVSGTRPLESSNPGVLPSSRPKTLFATHYHELTDITQLLPRCANYSFTVKEQGGQVLFMRKLKAGPADKSYGIAVARLAGLPPSVISRARQVQADFDRGEALSIGQIAPARDMTQLSSIGIVSHAGANPEVRTSAFGVRRSDLGGAALAADKLATESLVPGPESSVLADLKAADVENLSPLQAFDLLVRLRQRLDGPKPD
- a CDS encoding tetratricopeptide repeat protein, with product MTWLILVIIAVLVVALYPVIRDFLRRRRSAAPSYVEGLQAALDGRVADAIARLKEAVGTDSDNVDAYIRLGDLFMQQGEVERAIKVHENLSLRRNLDKRDEKKVLQALVRDYSKTERKVKAISLLEELVHMDKNDMASAEKLAELYIETGAWDKSEGLLKELARHQAQRQRAARLYTEYGHAYPRNNPGAALAAFETALKLDPGSIPARLYLGDHQLSQGDTNAAIKTWNDLLDLAPDKNALVRDRLERAYFDAGKFEDITALYERLLRKVPDDSGLIVALAEIYQKKEDLTSAIRLLERYASGQTSEVLPRVALAAMYLERDETERARAVLAMVLSALQPDAVGQGYPRRPA
- a CDS encoding LapA family protein, with protein sequence MAGHRWPKSWPGPRQRVDPNCPFRRAKEDPVVIFRVILILLAFLVVLVLALTNSQTMTNAVVFNKTYYDVPVAFVMLYSFAFGALCVGIFSLVSEVQLRSRLYRQRRTQDALMDELRALRNAPLEGEYPPKPAPEQPESADGGA
- the miaB gene encoding tRNA (N6-isopentenyl adenosine(37)-C2)-methylthiotransferase MiaB; this encodes MPKFYLQTYGCQMNVCESGVVRRVLTDAGLAETADERDADVLLMMTCSVRSHAEQRALGRLGSFRALRSEQKDRVVGVLGCMAQRFAEALITDHHADIVVGPDEYLRLPKLIADVQAGGAGTVATRQTNECYDTITPQPGSSVSAFVTVMRGCDNYCTYCIVPYVKGHERSRPLASVLAEAERNVSEGVKEITLLGQNVLAYRDGGNRFPDLLAAVASALPQTRIRFLTSHPRDLNSRLLDTMRRLPNVCPSLHLPVQSGSDAILERMNRGYTRDEYLARIALCRQYLPGVSLATDVLVGFPSETEADFKATLDLIEEVRFDSAYLFRFSMRPGTRAAEFEPKISEADAGRRLSRLIEVQNRITAERNRDMLNKEFELLIEGPSPRDSGWLGRTVTNKVVIVKGSCAPGDTVRCRITRINGWTPVAEVLARAEAAC